The following proteins come from a genomic window of Tepidiforma thermophila:
- the sodX gene encoding nickel-type superoxide dismutase maturation protease: MSLRRLLLVLGLVAASAKVLTGRLQRAEIQGESMRPALRPGDCVIADRRAYRTHPPRPGDVVLAHDPRNFDRLLVKRVARVHADGAVELRGDNPAASTDSRDFGAVPPYLIEGRILGRYWPWPSVARRRSTSASVGNASSGG; the protein is encoded by the coding sequence ATGAGCCTCCGCCGACTCCTGCTCGTCCTCGGCCTGGTAGCTGCGAGCGCGAAGGTGCTCACCGGCCGCCTCCAGCGCGCCGAAATCCAGGGCGAAAGCATGCGCCCCGCGCTCCGCCCCGGCGACTGCGTCATCGCCGACCGCCGCGCCTACCGCACCCACCCGCCCCGCCCCGGCGACGTCGTCCTCGCCCACGACCCGCGGAACTTCGACCGCCTGCTCGTCAAGCGTGTGGCGCGCGTGCACGCCGACGGCGCTGTCGAACTCCGCGGCGACAACCCGGCCGCCAGCACCGACAGCCGCGACTTCGGCGCTGTGCCGCCCTACCTCATTGAAGGCCGCATCCTCGGCCGCTACTGGCCCTGGCCCTCCGTCGCCAGGCGTCGCAGCACCAGCGCGTCCGTCGGGAATGCCAGCTCCGGCGGCTGA
- a CDS encoding VOC family protein produces the protein MTRLDRILLVVHDRAEAAERFAALFGARRLAEDASAVLGARRTTLQAGESLIELLTPSGPGPARQFADRWGEGLYGVGFATPSIEAMAARLDANHVPYTVEHGALYLREAPYGMPAVIIQDVHRDPVGDIRSIYEVTNPVPDWRAAADYYTRIFGLEPAHFVPIRSELYGYEGVLTLFDPPHRLDRIEITQTFGGGAMDRFFQKRGPSLYMCYLETDDVPLLEARLDALGLQYSQAEGRPPGTNIFIHPKSLFGMLVGVSKTNFAWLWSGRPDLSGAPEGTPLIH, from the coding sequence TTGACACGTCTCGACCGCATCCTGCTCGTTGTCCATGACCGCGCTGAGGCCGCAGAGCGCTTTGCCGCCCTCTTCGGCGCCCGCCGCCTCGCCGAAGACGCCTCGGCAGTCCTCGGCGCCCGCCGCACCACCCTCCAGGCCGGCGAGTCGCTCATCGAACTGCTCACCCCCTCAGGGCCCGGCCCCGCCCGGCAGTTCGCCGACCGCTGGGGCGAAGGGCTGTACGGCGTCGGCTTCGCCACGCCCTCCATCGAGGCCATGGCTGCCCGCCTCGACGCCAACCACGTTCCGTACACCGTCGAACACGGCGCCCTCTATCTCCGCGAAGCCCCCTACGGCATGCCCGCCGTCATCATCCAGGACGTTCACCGCGACCCGGTCGGGGATATCCGCTCCATCTACGAAGTCACCAACCCCGTCCCCGACTGGCGCGCCGCCGCCGACTACTACACCCGCATCTTCGGCCTCGAACCGGCCCACTTCGTCCCCATCCGCAGCGAACTCTACGGCTACGAAGGCGTCCTCACCCTCTTCGACCCGCCCCACCGGCTCGACCGCATCGAAATCACCCAGACCTTCGGCGGCGGCGCCATGGACCGCTTCTTCCAGAAGCGCGGCCCCTCCCTCTACATGTGCTACCTCGAAACCGATGACGTGCCCCTGCTCGAGGCACGCCTCGACGCGCTCGGCCTTCAGTACTCCCAGGCCGAGGGGCGCCCGCCCGGCACCAACATCTTCATCCATCCAAAATCACTCTTCGGCATGCTCGTCGGCGTTTCGAAGACCAACTTCGCCTGGCTGTGGAGTGGCCGCCCCGACCTCAGTGGCGCTCCCGAAGGCACCCCCCTCATCCATTGA
- a CDS encoding NADPH-dependent FMN reductase: MVRILGINGAIRPGSTADRALQFTLGRLASLGADCVTFDIGQLPLLDGRPAEQYPEAVGAWRAACREADGFVVAVPSYHGALPGGLKNALDFIDAPEAGGKPFLVVAVAGGDAEPGGTDVTRVLRHIGAVAGVPDVVVSRAAEQWGKGAGPANGEVAAAIERAAAALMALGRLRAEGRLPAP, encoded by the coding sequence ATGGTACGGATACTTGGCATCAACGGGGCGATTCGGCCCGGCAGCACGGCTGACCGGGCGCTGCAGTTCACGCTGGGGCGGCTGGCATCGCTCGGGGCCGACTGCGTGACGTTCGATATCGGGCAGCTGCCGCTGCTGGACGGGCGCCCGGCGGAGCAATACCCGGAGGCCGTGGGGGCGTGGCGGGCGGCGTGCCGGGAGGCCGACGGGTTTGTGGTGGCGGTGCCGTCGTATCACGGGGCGCTGCCGGGCGGACTGAAGAATGCGCTCGACTTCATCGACGCGCCGGAGGCGGGCGGGAAGCCGTTCCTGGTGGTAGCGGTTGCCGGGGGCGACGCCGAGCCGGGCGGGACGGACGTGACCCGGGTGCTGCGGCACATCGGTGCGGTGGCCGGGGTGCCCGACGTGGTGGTCTCGCGGGCGGCGGAGCAGTGGGGGAAGGGCGCGGGACCGGCAAACGGGGAGGTGGCGGCGGCCATTGAGCGGGCGGCGGCGGCGCTCATGGCGCTCGGGCGTCTGCGGGCGGAGGGGCGGCTGCCGGCGCCATGA
- a CDS encoding ATP-dependent Clp protease proteolytic subunit, with protein sequence MNQPPRIHPLIYDVIPTVIESGPRSERAFDIFSLLLKERIVFLGTPIDDQVANLIVAQLLYLQREDPERDISLYIHSPGGVITAGLAIYDTMQLIEPDVSTIAVGQTASMATVLLCAGAKGKRYALPNATVHMHQALGGARGQAADIEIAAKEILRNNEIIRNIIAKHTGQPVERVTRDFDRDFYLDAEGAKEYGFVDELLRPVADGK encoded by the coding sequence ATGAATCAGCCCCCGCGCATCCACCCGCTCATCTACGACGTCATCCCGACCGTCATCGAATCCGGCCCCCGCTCCGAACGCGCCTTCGACATCTTCTCCCTCCTCCTCAAGGAGCGGATCGTCTTCCTCGGCACCCCCATCGATGACCAGGTCGCCAACCTGATCGTCGCCCAGCTCCTCTACCTCCAGCGCGAAGACCCCGAGCGCGATATCTCGCTCTACATCCACTCCCCCGGCGGCGTCATTACCGCCGGCCTCGCCATCTACGACACCATGCAGCTCATCGAGCCCGACGTCTCCACCATCGCCGTCGGGCAAACCGCCTCCATGGCCACCGTGCTTCTCTGCGCCGGCGCCAAGGGCAAGCGCTACGCCCTCCCGAATGCCACCGTCCACATGCACCAGGCCCTCGGCGGAGCCCGCGGGCAGGCCGCCGACATCGAAATCGCCGCGAAGGAGATCCTTCGCAACAACGAAATCATCCGGAACATCATCGCAAAGCACACCGGCCAGCCCGTCGAACGCGTCACCCGCGACTTCGACCGCGACTTCTACCTCGACGCCGAGGGCGCCAAAGAATACGGCTTCGTCGACGAACTCCTCCGCCCCGTGGCGGACGGCAAATAG
- a CDS encoding RING finger protein, whose product MSVQQRFCPLCDRAFDDGEAVLRCTGCGVLHHPGCWVANNGCATREPHQSSPQAIAYGAPGRPPGEPAPHPGEGTRVAPPPPAPAAPGAMPPRPQGSEPEPVIGTTFVRRQLPDDVAPPVGSGPRRYQPPRDEPLPRKPLPRIYERHRWLTYWYIPLAVLLAVGVAFGITWAADRLTGSEPARPDPTPTAAPAATATPTAPAFSTPGPTGSPAPPTPAVTASVGPGRFTAGQRLIVTGTGDCLNVRTNPGTENDAIICLQDGAEVRVTGGPQQAGNFTWWKVQTTLGEGWAVENYLTPAP is encoded by the coding sequence TTGAGCGTTCAACAGCGTTTCTGCCCCCTCTGCGACCGCGCCTTCGACGACGGCGAAGCGGTGCTCCGCTGCACCGGCTGCGGCGTCCTCCACCACCCCGGCTGCTGGGTCGCCAACAACGGCTGCGCGACCCGCGAACCCCACCAGTCCTCGCCGCAGGCGATAGCCTACGGTGCCCCCGGCCGCCCGCCCGGCGAACCGGCGCCCCATCCCGGAGAGGGCACCCGCGTCGCGCCGCCCCCGCCCGCGCCGGCGGCCCCCGGGGCGATGCCGCCCCGGCCGCAGGGTTCCGAACCCGAACCCGTCATCGGCACCACCTTCGTCCGTCGCCAGCTCCCCGACGACGTCGCGCCCCCGGTCGGCAGCGGTCCGCGCCGCTACCAGCCCCCGCGCGACGAACCCCTTCCCCGCAAGCCACTGCCCCGAATCTACGAACGCCACCGCTGGCTCACCTACTGGTACATCCCGCTCGCTGTGCTCCTCGCTGTCGGGGTCGCGTTCGGCATTACCTGGGCCGCCGACCGTCTCACCGGCAGCGAACCCGCTCGACCCGACCCAACCCCCACCGCCGCCCCGGCTGCTACGGCCACGCCCACCGCACCTGCATTCAGCACCCCGGGCCCGACCGGCTCGCCCGCACCGCCCACGCCGGCGGTGACGGCTTCCGTCGGCCCCGGACGGTTCACCGCCGGGCAGCGCCTCATCGTCACCGGCACCGGCGACTGCCTGAACGTCCGCACCAATCCCGGCACAGAAAACGACGCCATCATATGCCTGCAGGATGGCGCCGAGGTCCGCGTCACCGGCGGACCCCAGCAGGCCGGGAACTTCACGTGGTGGAAAGTTCAAACCACGCTGGGTGAAGGATGGGCGGTCGAAAACTACCTCACACCGGCGCCCTGA
- the clpX gene encoding ATP-dependent Clp protease ATP-binding subunit ClpX, translating to MATNRTNRVQYHCSFCGKSQDQVRRLIAGPGAVYICDECVDLCREIIDEENGQAASGSGSRHGTVTVQNVPPPRKIYEHLNEYVIGQEQAKKVLSVAVYNHYKRIGHNTDGDIELEKSNILLVGPTGVGKTYLAKTLAKLLDVPFSIADATALTEAGYVGEDVENILLHLIQAADFDIQKAERGIIYIDEIDKIARKGDNPSITRDVSGEGVQQALLKIIEGCIANVPPQGGRKHPHQDFLQINTANILFICGGAFEGLENIIEKRLTRDHVRLGFQAAQRGFRGQKRKDELLSHVTHDDLLEFGLIPEFVGRLPMVVGLQSLDEDALVRILTEPKNALVKQYQRYFAMDGVELVFTDDALRAIADLAIKHKTGARGLRTVLEETLMDVMYEIPGRTDIKKCVVNADCVVNKTRPLLLTRGGQAVDLSTSGEGVREPA from the coding sequence TTGGCCACCAATCGAACCAACCGCGTCCAGTACCATTGCTCCTTCTGCGGCAAGAGCCAGGACCAGGTCCGGCGCCTCATCGCCGGCCCCGGCGCCGTCTACATCTGCGACGAATGCGTCGACCTCTGCCGCGAAATCATCGACGAGGAGAACGGTCAGGCCGCGTCCGGTTCCGGAAGCCGCCACGGCACCGTCACCGTCCAGAACGTCCCCCCGCCCCGAAAAATCTACGAACACCTCAACGAATACGTCATCGGCCAGGAACAGGCCAAGAAGGTCCTCTCCGTCGCCGTCTACAACCATTACAAGCGCATCGGCCACAACACCGACGGCGACATCGAACTCGAAAAGTCGAACATCCTCCTCGTCGGCCCCACCGGCGTCGGTAAGACCTACCTCGCCAAGACACTCGCAAAACTCCTCGACGTCCCCTTCTCTATCGCCGATGCCACCGCCCTCACCGAGGCCGGCTACGTCGGCGAGGACGTCGAGAACATCCTCCTCCACCTCATCCAGGCCGCGGACTTCGACATCCAGAAGGCCGAGCGCGGCATCATCTACATCGACGAAATCGATAAGATCGCGCGCAAGGGCGACAACCCGTCGATCACCCGCGACGTTTCCGGCGAAGGCGTCCAGCAGGCCCTCCTCAAAATCATTGAAGGGTGCATCGCCAATGTCCCGCCCCAGGGCGGCCGCAAGCACCCCCACCAGGACTTCCTCCAAATCAACACCGCCAACATCCTCTTCATCTGCGGCGGCGCCTTCGAGGGCCTCGAAAACATCATCGAAAAGCGCCTCACCCGCGACCACGTCCGCCTCGGCTTCCAGGCCGCCCAGCGCGGCTTCCGCGGCCAGAAGCGCAAAGACGAGCTGCTCTCCCACGTCACCCACGACGACCTCCTCGAATTCGGCCTCATTCCCGAATTCGTCGGCCGCCTCCCCATGGTCGTCGGCCTCCAGTCCCTCGACGAGGATGCCCTCGTCCGCATCCTTACCGAACCGAAGAACGCCCTCGTCAAGCAGTACCAGCGCTACTTCGCCATGGACGGCGTCGAACTCGTCTTCACCGACGATGCCCTCCGCGCCATCGCCGACCTCGCCATCAAACACAAGACCGGCGCACGCGGCCTCCGCACCGTCCTCGAAGAAACCCTCATGGACGTCATGTACGAAATCCCCGGCCGCACCGACATCAAGAAGTGCGTCGTCAACGCCGATTGCGTCGTCAATAAGACCCGCCCGCTCCTCCTTACCCGCGGCGGCCAGGCAGTCGACCTCTCCACCTCCGGCGAAGGCGTCCGCGAGCCGGCCTGA
- the tig gene encoding trigger factor, which yields MKVTLERLPESRVQLEIEVDDERLERSLDAAYRRIAKRNRFPGFRPGKAPRAIVERAFGRQGLIREALDDLVPDVYNEAIEAQDVPAIGQPELQIDSLEPLRFKAIVPVRPTVELNDYRSIRVEREPVEVTPDMVDQQLEALRKRHATHVPVDRPVQWNDILIADVSATIDGEEVLRDDGAEFQLRDGETLFVEGLAEAFLGLEKGKSRTFDITFPDDFHIERFRGKTATFTITVHEVKEEQLPALDDEFAQSINADEFPTLQALRERIEADLRRTLEEAAENRFRTAAVDKLVEIATIEYPRILVEHEIDHLIRDAMGNDRQQYLAYLQTIGRTEQEFRETWREAAETRVKRSLVLEKLAEAEGITVSAEEIEQELDSLVAPMGDDAERFRQMFATEEGVATIRRNLLSRKTLERLSALARGELQEEQA from the coding sequence GTGAAGGTAACCCTTGAGCGGCTCCCCGAGAGCCGCGTCCAGCTCGAAATTGAAGTCGACGACGAGCGTCTCGAGCGGTCGCTCGACGCCGCCTACCGCCGAATCGCGAAGCGCAACCGCTTCCCCGGCTTCCGCCCAGGCAAGGCCCCCCGCGCCATCGTTGAGCGCGCCTTCGGCCGCCAGGGCCTCATCCGCGAAGCCCTCGATGACCTCGTCCCCGATGTCTACAACGAGGCCATCGAAGCCCAGGACGTCCCGGCCATCGGCCAGCCTGAGCTCCAGATCGACTCCCTCGAACCTTTGCGCTTCAAGGCCATCGTCCCGGTTCGCCCCACCGTCGAACTGAACGACTACCGCAGCATCCGCGTCGAGCGCGAGCCGGTCGAAGTCACCCCCGACATGGTCGACCAGCAGCTCGAAGCGCTCCGCAAGCGCCACGCAACCCACGTCCCGGTCGATCGCCCGGTCCAGTGGAACGACATCCTCATCGCCGATGTCTCGGCTACCATCGACGGCGAAGAAGTCCTCCGCGATGACGGCGCCGAGTTCCAGCTCCGCGACGGCGAAACCCTCTTCGTCGAAGGCCTTGCAGAAGCCTTCCTCGGCCTCGAAAAGGGCAAGTCCCGGACCTTCGACATCACCTTCCCCGATGACTTCCACATCGAGCGGTTCCGCGGCAAAACCGCAACCTTCACCATCACCGTCCACGAGGTGAAGGAAGAACAGCTCCCGGCGCTCGATGACGAGTTCGCCCAGTCCATCAACGCCGACGAATTCCCCACCCTGCAGGCCCTTCGCGAGCGCATCGAGGCCGACCTCCGCCGCACCCTCGAAGAAGCCGCCGAAAACCGCTTCCGCACGGCAGCCGTCGATAAGCTCGTCGAAATAGCCACGATCGAATACCCGCGGATCCTCGTCGAGCACGAAATTGACCACCTCATCCGCGACGCCATGGGCAACGACCGCCAGCAGTACCTGGCCTACCTCCAGACCATCGGCCGGACGGAACAGGAGTTCCGCGAAACGTGGCGGGAAGCCGCGGAAACCCGCGTCAAGCGCTCCCTCGTCCTCGAAAAACTCGCCGAGGCTGAAGGGATTACCGTTTCCGCCGAAGAGATAGAACAGGAGCTCGATTCGCTGGTCGCGCCCATGGGCGACGATGCCGAACGGTTCCGCCAGATGTTCGCCACCGAAGAGGGGGTCGCCACTATCCGCCGCAACCTGCTCTCGCGGAAGACCCTCGAACGCCTTAGCGCCCTCGCCCGGGGCGAACTCCAGGAGGAACAGGCATGA
- a CDS encoding ABC transporter permease, which translates to MSTAIAADPLAVEARAAASPRRRFFRQLLRKKLAMLAIVYLAIFYTCGIFAPLIAPHDPYQQNLVPGATRQGPSAEHWLGTDALGRDLASRVIYAARTTVVFTVVVLISGSLVLGLGLGLLAGYRGGWVDTLIMRVGEVLAGLPTLLLMLAITAAFRTRINDVAFWLQDNTFLGSDARTFVKFAIIVFATVPFAWIGTSRIVRSQALAIREETYVLAAEAMGASSWRIITRHILPGVLPLFVVGVSAGMAGTAGAEVTLSFLGLGIDPPTASFGSLIAAGAGPQTFERYPHLLLAPAIPVTLFFFAWNLLGDALVDLLEPRTQAVR; encoded by the coding sequence ATGAGCACCGCCATCGCCGCTGACCCGCTCGCCGTCGAAGCCCGCGCTGCCGCCTCGCCCCGCCGCCGCTTCTTCCGCCAGCTCCTGCGCAAGAAGCTCGCCATGCTCGCCATCGTCTACCTCGCGATCTTCTACACCTGTGGCATCTTCGCGCCGCTCATCGCACCCCACGACCCGTACCAGCAGAACCTCGTCCCCGGCGCCACCCGCCAGGGCCCCTCAGCTGAACACTGGCTCGGCACCGACGCCCTGGGCCGCGACCTCGCCAGCCGGGTCATCTACGCCGCCCGCACCACCGTCGTCTTCACCGTCGTCGTGCTCATCAGCGGCAGCCTCGTCCTCGGCCTCGGCCTCGGCTTGCTCGCCGGGTACCGGGGCGGCTGGGTCGATACCCTCATCATGCGCGTGGGCGAGGTCCTCGCCGGCCTCCCCACCCTCCTCCTCATGCTCGCCATCACCGCCGCCTTCCGCACCCGCATCAACGACGTCGCCTTCTGGCTCCAGGACAACACCTTCCTCGGCTCCGATGCCCGCACCTTCGTCAAATTCGCCATTATCGTCTTCGCCACCGTCCCCTTCGCCTGGATCGGCACCAGCCGCATCGTCCGCAGCCAGGCCCTCGCCATCCGCGAAGAAACCTACGTCCTCGCCGCCGAAGCGATGGGCGCCTCCTCCTGGCGGATCATTACCCGCCACATCCTCCCCGGCGTCCTCCCCCTCTTCGTCGTCGGCGTCTCCGCCGGCATGGCCGGCACCGCCGGCGCCGAGGTCACCCTCAGCTTCCTCGGTCTCGGCATCGACCCGCCCACCGCCAGCTTCGGCTCCCTCATCGCTGCGGGTGCCGGCCCCCAGACCTTCGAGCGCTACCCGCACCTCCTCCTCGCACCGGCCATCCCGGTCACCCTCTTCTTCTTCGCCTGGAACCTCCTCGGCGACGCCCTCGTCGACCTCCTCGAGCCTCGCACGCAGGCGGTCCGCTGA
- a CDS encoding ABC transporter permease codes for MAPGLAGYIVRRLLWAIPVLFAISVIVFYMLRLAPGDPVDTLLGQRYQEEEAALLRKKYGYDQPIHIQYVKYMQNLLRGDLGISTRHQTFTVSEIILPKIWVSARLGLIALVISFFLGIAAGIYAALARGTFLDPATISFWLAIDAIPIFVAIPFLQWLFAVRLDLVGLGWEGFTSANIILPILVLSLPGTAGIARFVRASVISVMKEDYVRTARAKGLPERIVVIRHIARNALLPLITIIGLSLPGVAGGSLIVEQLFGIPGIGAESFEAVLAPDFDVILALVLFGSVLFVLANILIDILYAVIDPRIRLGAQRG; via the coding sequence GTGGCACCGGGCCTCGCCGGTTACATCGTCCGCCGTCTCCTCTGGGCGATCCCGGTGCTCTTCGCCATCTCAGTCATCGTCTTCTACATGCTCCGGCTCGCCCCCGGCGACCCCGTCGACACCCTCCTCGGCCAGCGCTACCAGGAGGAAGAGGCTGCGCTGCTCCGCAAAAAGTACGGCTACGACCAGCCGATTCACATCCAGTACGTCAAGTACATGCAGAACCTCCTCCGCGGCGACCTCGGCATCTCAACCCGCCACCAGACCTTCACCGTCTCCGAAATCATCCTTCCCAAGATCTGGGTCTCCGCCCGCCTCGGCCTTATCGCCCTCGTCATCAGCTTCTTCCTCGGCATCGCCGCAGGCATCTATGCCGCCCTCGCCCGCGGCACCTTCCTCGACCCGGCCACCATCTCCTTCTGGCTCGCCATCGACGCCATCCCCATCTTCGTCGCTATCCCCTTCCTCCAGTGGCTCTTCGCCGTCAGGCTCGACCTCGTCGGGCTCGGCTGGGAAGGCTTCACCAGCGCCAACATCATCCTGCCCATCCTCGTCCTCTCCCTCCCCGGGACCGCCGGCATCGCCCGCTTCGTCCGCGCCTCCGTCATCAGCGTCATGAAAGAGGACTATGTCCGCACCGCCCGGGCCAAGGGCCTCCCCGAGCGGATCGTTGTCATCCGCCACATCGCCCGGAACGCCCTCCTCCCGCTCATCACCATCATCGGGCTCTCCCTCCCCGGCGTCGCCGGCGGCTCGCTCATTGTCGAGCAGCTCTTCGGCATCCCCGGCATCGGCGCCGAAAGCTTCGAGGCCGTCCTCGCCCCCGATTTCGATGTCATCCTCGCCCTCGTCCTCTTCGGCTCCGTGCTCTTCGTCCTGGCCAACATCCTGATCGACATCCTCTACGCGGTCATCGACCCGCGTATCCGCCTCGGAGCCCAGCGCGGATGA
- a CDS encoding ribokinase yields the protein MARIAVVGSLMMDLVVRARRPALPGESLIGRSFATFVGGKGGNQATAAARLGAQVTMVGAVGRDPFGETILASLAAARIDTRFVRQLDHEGTGVAVPVVFDDGSNLIYALPRANLALAPADVEAVRSAIEAADLLLVQFEVAPEATLTALRIARDAGVRTLVNPAPVAPHPPEVFRLADLLIPNEVEAAALSGLPAADPAAQAAALRKLGPAAVIITLGERGAFVHAPDGDTCVPAPAVNAVDTVGAGDAFCGALAVRLAAGDPLPAAAAFACRAAALACTRRGAAASLPTLAEVEEFTSRLPA from the coding sequence GTGGCCCGCATCGCCGTCGTCGGCTCGCTCATGATGGACCTCGTCGTCCGCGCCCGGCGCCCTGCGCTCCCCGGCGAATCCCTCATCGGCCGCTCCTTCGCCACCTTCGTCGGCGGCAAAGGCGGCAACCAGGCCACCGCCGCCGCCCGCCTCGGCGCGCAGGTCACCATGGTCGGGGCCGTCGGCCGCGACCCCTTCGGCGAGACCATCCTCGCCAGCCTCGCCGCCGCGCGCATCGATACCCGCTTCGTCCGCCAGCTCGACCACGAAGGGACCGGCGTCGCTGTGCCGGTCGTCTTCGATGACGGCAGCAACCTCATCTACGCCCTCCCGCGTGCGAACCTCGCCCTCGCCCCCGCTGACGTTGAAGCCGTCCGCTCCGCCATCGAAGCCGCCGACCTCCTCCTCGTCCAGTTCGAAGTCGCGCCCGAAGCCACGCTCACCGCCCTCCGCATCGCACGCGACGCCGGTGTCCGCACCCTGGTGAACCCCGCGCCCGTCGCGCCGCACCCGCCCGAGGTCTTCCGCCTCGCCGACCTCCTCATCCCGAACGAGGTCGAGGCCGCCGCGCTCTCCGGCCTGCCCGCCGCTGACCCGGCCGCGCAGGCTGCAGCGCTCCGCAAGCTCGGCCCGGCCGCCGTCATCATCACCCTTGGCGAGCGGGGCGCATTCGTGCACGCTCCCGATGGCGACACCTGCGTGCCTGCGCCGGCGGTCAACGCAGTCGATACCGTCGGCGCAGGCGATGCCTTCTGCGGCGCCCTCGCCGTCCGCCTCGCCGCCGGCGACCCCCTCCCCGCCGCCGCTGCATTTGCCTGCCGGGCCGCAGCGCTCGCCTGCACCCGCCGCGGCGCCGCTGCCTCGCTCCCCACCCTCGCCGAGGTCGAAGAATTTACCTCCCGGTTGCCCGCCTGA
- a CDS encoding NUDIX domain-containing protein: MDPTTPCPGCGYREVRYPGVGVAVIVRDGEGRVLLGRRAGGRRAGLWCIPCGRLEWGEEVRAAAIREFREETGLEVELAGVYDVHSNFHDPDRLTVGIWFVGRVTGGRLRPADGELSELGWFDPAQPPELAFPTDALVLRRLATEGQGQ, encoded by the coding sequence GTGGACCCGACGACGCCGTGCCCGGGGTGCGGCTACCGGGAGGTGCGGTATCCCGGCGTCGGGGTGGCGGTCATCGTGCGGGACGGGGAGGGACGGGTGCTGCTGGGGCGGAGGGCCGGCGGGCGCCGGGCCGGGCTGTGGTGCATCCCCTGCGGGCGGCTGGAGTGGGGGGAGGAGGTGCGGGCGGCAGCGATTCGCGAATTCCGGGAAGAGACGGGGCTTGAGGTTGAACTGGCGGGCGTGTACGACGTGCACTCGAACTTCCATGACCCGGACCGGCTGACCGTGGGCATCTGGTTCGTGGGACGGGTGACCGGCGGCCGGCTTCGCCCGGCGGACGGGGAGCTGAGCGAGCTGGGGTGGTTCGACCCGGCTCAGCCGCCGGAGCTGGCATTCCCGACGGACGCGCTGGTGCTGCGACGCCTGGCGACGGAGGGCCAGGGCCAGTAG